A stretch of the Engraulis encrasicolus isolate BLACKSEA-1 chromosome 19, IST_EnEncr_1.0, whole genome shotgun sequence genome encodes the following:
- the LOC134435561 gene encoding serine protease 27-like, with the protein MSRFRPDLFRIVGGQDSTPGTWPWQVSLQRPPYHFCGGSLIASQWVLTAAHCFANMDTTNLFVGLGFQDLSGFNNNAVTIPVSRIIRHPSFSSSTFNNDIALLQMSAPVTFTDYIRPVCLADGNSVFHTSTESWVTGWGHIKEGVSNPAPGTLQEVDVPVIGNRQCKCYYGRYITNNMICAGYVAGGKDACQGDSGGPMVIEQNSVWIQSGIVSFGLGCARPNYPGVYARVSSYKSWIESHTSNDPPSYVHFSSTGVDADSSFTC; encoded by the exons ATGTCCCGCTTCAGGCCGGACTTATTCAGGATAGTAGGAGGGCAAGACAGCACACCCGGCACCTGGCCTTGGCAAGTGAGCTTGCAGCGACCCCCTTATCATTTCTGTGGGGGTTCCCTCATTGCCAGCCAATGGGTTCTAACTGCAGCGCACTGCTTTGCAAA TATGGATACAACCAATCTGTTTGTGGGGCTTGGTTTTCAAGACCTGTCTGGCTTCAACAACAATGCTGTGACCATTCCAGTGTCCAGGATCATACGGCACCCCAGCTTTAGTTCAAGTACATTCAATAATGACATTGCACTACTACAGATGAGTGCCCCAGTTACCTTCACGGACTACATCAGGCCTGTCTGCCTAGCAGATGGCAACAGTGTGTTCCATACCAGCACAGAGAGTTGGGTCACTGGCTGGGGGCACATTAAGGAAGGAG TGTCGAACCCAGCTCCTGGAACTCTACAGGAAGTTGATGTGCCTGTCATAGGAAACAGACAGTGTAAATGCTACTATGGCAGATATATTACTAACAATATGATCTGTGCTGGTTATGTCGCTGGGGGCAAAGATGCATGCCAG GGAGATTCAGGTGGTCCAATGGTGATTGAACAGAACTCAGTTTGGATCCAGTCAGGAATAGTCAGTTTCGGCCTTGGATGTGCTCGACCAAATTATCCAGGAGTTTACGCCAGGGTGTCATCTTACAAGTCCTGGATTGAGTCCCACACCAGCAATGATCCACCAAGCTACGTCCACTTCTCCTCGACTGGGGTGGATGCTGACAGCAGTTTCACGTGTTAG